The following are encoded together in the Penaeus chinensis breed Huanghai No. 1 chromosome 20, ASM1920278v2, whole genome shotgun sequence genome:
- the LOC125036207 gene encoding zinc finger protein OZF-like isoform X1, with translation MDDSDMDTKKPDSANQFTTIKEEKRDDISVDTNVSENAIQFIAIKEEKRDDINEDTIVPDANELIAIKEEKKDAISEDTIVPDVSSLIAVKEEKKEDISEEHCLDIKEESSDYVEGMNAVFVKTEEDVDMSECSMSEKMKFGDEETSGSDSDVAISESEDPLKMVDEGALANDKEGTYARVDSKGKLVCEICGKKFSYKSQMLDHIRIHTDERPHKCEVCSKAFSKKRGLIVHMRTHAEKSPFSCKVCNKDFSSRDILVEHMSLHTEDRPNTCEVNSKEISKEDHIIGRVNLLSKEKSYSCNLCSRAFSRRSHLAKHVVVHTKHKPYKCEVCEKAFSQQWTLVCHMRSHTNEKPYKCEICNKAFSVKHALVAHMKVHTKETRYRCEICNKDFTVRQDLMEHVRSHSEEKPFSCEICSKTLSSKYALVVHMRIHTKERPYKCEICSKGFTIRSNLVAHVRIHTKEKPFTCEICGKAFPRKRTIKDHMRVHTNEKPYCCKVCSRTFSGSSNLKKHMRRVHT, from the coding sequence ATGGATGATTCGGACATGGATACCAAAAAGCCTGACAGCGCCAACCAATTCACAACcattaaagaagagaaaagagatgatatTAGTGTGGATACCAATGTGTCAGAAAATGCCATTCAATTCATTGCcattaaagaagagaaaagggatgatATCAATGAGGATACTATTGTGCCTGATGCTAATGAACTCATTGCcattaaggaagaaaaaaaagatgctaTCAGTGAGGATACTATTGTGCCTGATGTTAGCAGTCTCATTGCtgttaaagaagagaaaaaggaggatatcAGTGAGGAGCATTGTCTGGATATAAAGGAAGAAAGTTCTGATTATGTAGAAGGGATGAATGCTGTCTTTGTTAAGACTGAAGAGGATGTAGATATGAGTGAGTGTTCAATGTCTGAAAAAATGAAATTTGGCGATGAGGAAACAAGTGGAAGTGACTCAGATGTTGCAATTAGTGAAAGTGAAGATCCATTAAAAATGGTTGATGAGGGGGCACTCGCAAATGATAAAGAGGGAACATATGCAAGAGTGGATAGCAAGGGGAAACTTGTTTGTGAAATATGTGGCAAGAAATTCTCATATAAGAGTCAAATGTTAGATCACATTAGAATACATACAGACGAAAGGCCCCACAAATGTGAGGTTTGTAGCAAGGCATTCTCAAAGAAACGTGGTCTAATTGTGCATATGAGAACACATGCAGAAAAAAGCCCTTTTAGTTGCAAAGTCTGCAACAAGGATTTTTCTAGCAGAGACATACTAGTTGAGCACATGAGCTTGCATACAGAAGACAGACCAAATACTTGTGAGGTCAATAGCAAGGAAATTTCAAAGGAAGATCATATAATAGGACGTGTGAACTTACTTTCTAAGGAGAAATCTTATAGTTGCAATCTCTGTAGTCGGGCATTCTCACGGAGAAGTCATTTAGCAAAGCATGTGGTAGTGCATACAAAACACAAACCTTATAAATGTGAAGTTTGTGAGAAGGCATTCTCCCAGCAGTGGACTCTGGTATGTCACATGAGATCACATACAAATGAGAAGCCTTATAAGTGTGAGATTTGTAATAAAGCATTTTCTGTGAAACATGCTCTTGTTGCACATATGAAAGTGCATACAAAAGAGACTCGGTATAGATGTGAAATTTGTAATAAGGATTTTACTGTGAGACAGGATCTAATGGAACATGTAAGATCACATTCAGAAGAGAAACCATTCAGCTGTGAGATATGTAGCAAAACATTATCTTCAAAATATGCTCTTGTTGTACATATGAGAATACATACAAAAGAGAGGCCATATAAATGTGAGATTTGTAGTAAAGGATTCACTATAAGAAGCAATTTAGTGGCCCATGTGAGAATTCATACAAAAGAAAAACCATTTACCTGTGAGATCTGTGGCAAAGCTTTCCCCAGAAAACGCACAATAAAGGATCACATGAGAGTCCATACAAATGAAAAACCATATTGTTGCAAGGTATGTAGTAGGACATTCTCAGGGAGCAGTAATCTAAAGAAGCACATGAGAAGAGTACATACCTAA
- the LOC125036270 gene encoding zinc finger protein 239-like — MDELGRDTEYRDYRIEFISVMEENTDCITEEQRQGIKKEFSLDVVEENVIFIKTEEVNTSEFLVVKETEDAVVNANKSDLRVLMHDSEDPLKLVPSVIADCKESSNGDKTAQKETGREVLHKQVDWKEKRFVCDICSHSFTCNSNLSVHQRVHTKEKPYKCEVCTKPFARKGDLSVHMRAHTNEKPYSCELCSKYFLKKGHLVYHMRIHTKKRPYSCEVCSKSFRNKGAIVGHLRVHTKERPFICELCSKAFSLKGNLVVHIRVHTKEQPYICELCMKSFSRREYLRKHKCL, encoded by the coding sequence ATGGATGAACTAGGTCGGGATACAGAATACCGCGACTACAGAATCGAATTCATTTCTGTTATGGAAGAAAATACTGATTGTATTACTGAGGAGCAGCGTCAGGGAATTAAAAAAGAATTTTCTCTTGATGTGGTGGaagaaaatgttatttttataaaaacTGAAGAAGTAAATACAAGTGAGTTTCTAGTAGTCAAAGAAACTGAAGATGCTGTGGTGAATGCAAATAAATCTGACTTAAGGGTTTTGATGCATGATTCTGAGGACCCATTAAAATTAGTTCCATCAGTGATTGCGGACTGTAAGGAATCGTCAAATGGTGATAAGACCGCGCAGAAGGAAACTGGTCGCGAGGTATTACATAAACAAGTGGACTGGAAAGAGAAAcgttttgtgtgtgatatatgtagcCACAGCTTCACATGTAACAGTAATTTATCAGTACACCAAAGAGTTCATACAAAAGAGAAACCTTATAAATGTGAAGTTTGCACCAAGCCATTCGCTAGGAAAGGTGATTTATCTGTGCATATGAGAGCACATACAAACGAGAAGCCTTATAGTTGTGAGTTATGTAGCAAATACTTTTTGAAGAAAGGTCATTTAGTATACCATATgagaatacacacaaaaaagaggcCTTATAGCTGTGAGGTATGCAGTAAGTCATTCAGAAATAAGGGAGCTATAGTGGGACACTTGAGAGTTCATACAAAAGAGAGGCCTTTTATTTGTGAACTATGTAGTAAGGCATTCTCTCTGAAAGGTAATCTGGTGGTACACATTAGAGTCCATACAAAAGAACAACCTTACATATGTGAACTTTGCATGAAATCATTCTCTCGCAGAGAATATTTAAGAAAACACAAGTGTTTATAA